The following coding sequences lie in one Notolabrus celidotus isolate fNotCel1 chromosome 6, fNotCel1.pri, whole genome shotgun sequence genomic window:
- the LOC117814089 gene encoding E3 ubiquitin-protein ligase TRIM21-like: MSAASCLLTEDQFLCSICLDVFTDPVSTPCGHNFCKSCITEHWDVNVSCQCPNCKEVFKTRPELKVNTFISEMVAQFRQSAQQEASSSSSEQQVSKPGEVPCDVCTGTKLKALKSCLVCLVSYCETHLEPHLTASRLKRHQLIDPVENLEGRMCEKHDKLLELFCKNDQMCVCMMCTILDHKTHDVVPLREGYEGKKAELGKTEAEIQQMIQKRRLKLEEFKQSVELSKKNADREMAEGVQVFSALMETVERRLNNLMDTIKEKQRETEEQAEGFIKELQQEISELEKRSSEVKKLSRSEDHLHLLQNITALNAAPPTKNWTGVRVHPPSYEGTVVRAVKQLEETLSEQMKKLFEAELKRVQQYEVDLTLDPDTAHPYLILSDDGKQVHCGDVRKDLPNNPERFDSCVMVLSKQSFSSGRFYFEVQVKGKTEWDLGVVRESINRKGDITLSPEEGFWTIWLRNENEFSAGARPPVRLSLQSGPEKVGVFVDYEEGLVSFYDVDAAALIYSFTGCSFTEKLYPYFEPCLNDGGKNSAPLIISPVN; encoded by the coding sequence ATGTCTGCTGCCAGCTGTCTGCTGACTGAAGATCAGTTCCTGtgctccatctgtctggatgtgttcactgatccTGTCAGCACACCATGTGGGCACAACTTCTGTAAAAGCTGCATCACTGAACACTGGGATGTTAATGTCTCGTGTCAGTGTCCAAACTgtaaagaggtttttaaaacaagACCTGAGCTGAAGGTCAACACCTTCATCTCTGAGATGGTCGCTCAGTTCAGACAGTCAGCTCAACaggaagccagcagcagcagctcagagcaaCAAGTTTCCAAACCAGGAGAAGTTCCCTGTGACGTCTGCACTGGAACCAAACTGAAGGCCCTGAAGTCCTGCCTGGTGTGTCTGGTTTCTTACTGTGAGACTCACCTGGAGCCTCACCTGACAGCTTCACGTCTGAAGAGACATCAGCTGATCGACCCTGTGGAGAACCTGGAAGGCAGGATGTGTGAGAAGCACGACAAACTGCTGGAGCTATTCTGTAAGAACGaccagatgtgtgtctgcatgatgTGCACTATCTTAGACCACAAGACTCATGATGTTGTTCCTCTGAGAGAAGGATATGAAGGAAAGAAGGCCGAGCTGGggaagacagaggctgaaattcagcagatgatccagaagagacgACTGAAGCTTGAagagttcaaacagtcagtggaGCTCAGCAAGAagaatgcagacagagagatggcagAAGGTGTTCAGGTCTTCAGCGCTCTGATGGAGACTGTTGAGAGACGCCTAAATAATCTGATGGACACgatcaaagagaagcagagagagacggaggaacaGGCTGAAGGCTTCATCAAAGAGCTGCAACAGGAAATCTCTGAGCTGGAGAAGAGAAGCTCTGAAGTGAAGAAGCTCTCACGCTCTGaagaccacctccacctcctccaaaacatcaCGGCCCTGAACGCTGCTCCACCCACCAAGAACTGGACTGGAGTCAGAGTCCATCCACCTTCATATGAGGGGACTGTGGTGAGAgctgtgaagcagctggaggagacgctcagTGAACAGATGAAGAAGCTGTTTGAGGCCGAGCTGAAGAGAGTCCAGCAGTATGAGGTGGATCTGACTCTTGATCCTGATACAGCACATCCTTatctcatcctgtctgatgATGGAAAACAAGTTCATTGTGGTGATGTGAGGAAGGATCTCCCAAACAATCCAGAGAGATTTGATTCTTGTGTTATGGTCTTATCAAAGCAGAGTTTCTCTTCAGGCAGATTTTACTTCGAGGTTCAGGTTAAAGGGAAGACTGAGTGGGATTTAGGGGTGGTCAGAGAGTCGATCAACAGGAAGGGAGACATCACACTGAGTCCTGAGGAAGGTTTCTGGACGATATGGTTGAGGAATGAAAATGAGTTCTCAGCTGGTGCTCGCCCTCCagtccgtctctctctgcagtctggtCCTGAGAAGGTGGGGGTGTTTGTGGACTATGAGGAGGGTCTGGTCTCCTTTTATGACGttgatgctgcagctctgatctaCTCCTTCACTGGCTGCTCCTTCACTGAGAAACTCTACCCATACTTTGAACCCTGTCTTAATGATGGAGGTAaaaactctgctcctctgatcaTCTCTCCTGTCAACTAA
- the LOC117814087 gene encoding E3 ubiquitin-protein ligase TRIM21-like, whose product MSAASCLLTEDQFLCSICLDVFTDPVTLSCGHNFCKSCITEHWDVNVSCQCPNCKEVFKTRPELKVNTFISEMAAQFRQSAQQEASSSSSEQQVSKPGEVPCDVCTGTKLKALKSCLVCLVSYCETHLEPHLTASRLKRHQLIDPVENLEGRMCEKHDKLLELFCKNDQMCVCMMCTILDHKTHDVVPLREGYEGKKAELGKTEAEIQQMIQRRRLKLEEFKQSVELSKKNADREMAEGVQVFSALMETVERRLNNLTDTIKEKQRETEEQAEGFIKELQQEISELEKRSSEVKELSRSEDHLHLLQNITALNAAPPTKNWTGVRVHPPSYEGTVVRAVEQLEETLSEQMKKLFELKRVQQYEVDLTLDPDTAHPKLILSDDGKQVHYSNKKKNLPNNPERFDPCVIVLSKQRFSSGRFYFEVQVKGKTKWDLGVVRESINRKGDIPLSPEDGFWTIYLRNENEFSASAGPSARLSLQSDPEKVGVFVDYEEGLVSFYDVDAAALIYSFTGCSFTEKLYPYFSPFLNNKGKNSAPLIISPVNQTEESNH is encoded by the coding sequence ATGTCTGCTGCCAGCTGTCTGCTGACTGAAGATCAGTTCCTGtgctccatctgtctggatgtgttcactgatccTGTCACCTTATCATGTGGACACAACTTCTGTAAAAGCTGCATCACTGAACACTGGGATGTTAATGTCTCGTGTCAGTGTCCAAACTgtaaagaggtttttaaaacaagACCTGAGCTGAAGGTCAACACCTTCATCTCTGAGATGGCTGCTCAGTTCAGACAGTCAGCTCAACaggaagccagcagcagcagctcagagcaaCAAGTTTCCAAACCAGGAGAAGTTCCCTGTGACGTCTGCACTGGAACCAAACTGAAGGCCCTGAAGTCCTGCCTGGTGTGTCTGGTTTCTTACTGTGAGACTCACCTGGAGCCTCACCTGACAGCTTCACGTCTGAAGAGACATCAGCTGATCGACCCTGTGGAGAACCTGGAAGGCAGGATGTGTGAGAAGCACGACAAACTGCTGGAGCTGTTCTGTAAGAACGaccagatgtgtgtctgcatgatgTGCACTATCTTAGACCACAAGACACATGATGTTGTTCCTCTGAGAGAAGGATATGAAGGAAAGAAGGCCGAGCTGGggaagacagaggctgaaattcaGCAGATGATCCAGAGGAGACGACTGAAGCTTGAagagttcaaacagtcagtggaGCTCAGCAAGAagaatgcagacagagagatggcagAAGGTGTTCAGGTCTTCAGCGCTCTGATGGAGACTGTTGAGAGACGCCTAAATAATCTGACGGACACgatcaaagagaagcagagagagacggaggaacaGGCTGAAGGCTTCATCAAAGAGCTGCAACAGGAAATCTCTGAGCTGGAGAAGAGAAGCTCTGAAGTGAAGGAGCTCTCACGCTCTGaagaccacctccacctcctccaaaacatcaCGGCCCTGAACGCTGCTCCACCCACCAAGAACTGGACTGGAGTCAGAGTCCATCCACCTTCATATGAGGGGACTGTGGTGAGAGctgtggagcagctggaggagacgctcagTGAACAGATGAAGAAGCTGTTTGAGCTGAAGAGAGTCCAGCAGTATGAGGTGGATCTGACTCTTGATCCTGATACAGCACATCCTAAACTCATCCTGTCTGATGATGGAAAACAAGTTCATTACagtaataagaagaagaatctcCCAAACAATCCAGAGAGATTTGATCCTTGTGTTATTGTCTTATCAAAGCAGAGATTCTCTTCAGGCAGATTTTACTTCGAGGTTCAGGTTAAAGGGAAGACTAAGTGGGATTTAGGAGTGGTCAGAGAGTCGATCAACAGGAAGGGAGACATCCCACTGAGTCCTGAGGATGGTTTCTGGACGATATATTTGAGGAATGAAAATGAGTTCTCGGCCTCTGCTGGCCCTTCAGctcgtctctctctgcagtctgatcCTGAGAAGGTGGGGGTGTTTGTGGACTATGAGGAGGGTCTGGTCTCCTTTTATGACGttgatgctgcagctctgatctaCTCCTTCACTGGCTGCTCCTTCACTGAGAAACTCTACCCATACTTTAGTCCTTTTCTGAATAACAAGGGTAaaaactctgctcctctgatcaTCTCTCCTGTCAACCAAACTGAGGAGAGCAACCACTGA
- the LOC117814086 gene encoding E3 ubiquitin-protein ligase TRIM21-like translates to MSAASCLLTEDQFLCSICRDVFTDPVSTPCGHNFCKSCITEHWDVKVSCQCPNCKEVFKTRPELKVNTFISEMAAQFRQKAQQEASSRRPEQVSKPAEVPCDVCTGTKLKALKSCLVCLVSYCETHLEPHLTASRLKRHQLIDPVENLEGRMCEKHDKLLELFCKNDQMCVCMMCTILDHKTHDVVPLREGYEGKKAELGKTEAEIQQMIQKRRLKLEEFKQSVELSKKNADREMAEGVQVFSALMETVERRLNNLTDTIKEKQRETEEQAEGFIKELQQEISELEKRSSEVKKLSRSEDHLHLLQNITALNAAPPTKNWTGVRVHPPSYEGTVVRAVKQLEETLSEQMKKLFEAELKRVQQYEVDLTLDPDTAYPNLILSDDGKQVHHSNKKKNLPNNPERFSKYTMVLSKQSFSSGRFYFEVQVKGKTDWDLGVARESINRKGDIRLSPEDGFWTIWLSNRNEYTACARPSVDLALQSGPEKVGVFVDYEEGLVSFYDVDAAALIYSFTGCSFTEKLYPYFSPDNNYGGKNSAPLIISPVNQTEESNH, encoded by the coding sequence ATGTCTGCTGCCAGCTGTCTGCTGACTGAAGATCAGTTCCTGTGCTCCATCTGtcgggatgtgttcactgatccTGTCAGCACACCATGTGGACACAACTTCTGTAAAAGCTGCATCACTGAACACTGGGATGTTAAAGTCTCGTGTCAGTGTCCAAACTgtaaagaggtttttaaaacaagACCTGAGCTGAAGGTCAACACCTTCATCTCTGAGATGGCTGCTCAGTTCAGACAGAAAGCTCAACAGGAAGCCAGCAGCCGCAGACCAGAACAAGTTTCCAAACCAGCAGAAGTTCCCTGTGACGTCTGCACTGGAACCAAACTGAAGGCCCTGAAGTCCTGCCTGGTGTGTCTGGTTTCTTACTGTGAGACTCACCTGGAGCCTCACCTGACAGCTTCACGTCTGAAGAGACATCAGCTGATCGACCCTGTGGAGAACCTGGAAGGCAGGATGTGTGAGAAGCACGACAAACTGCTGGAGCTGTTCTGTAAGAACGaccagatgtgtgtctgcatgatgTGCACTATCTTAGACCACAAGACTCATGATGTTGTTCCTCTGAGAGAAGGATATGAAGGAAAGAAGGCCGAGCTGGggaagacagaggctgaaattcagcagatgatccagaagagacgACTGAAGCTTGAagagttcaaacagtcagtggaGCTCAGCAAGAagaatgcagacagagagatggcagAAGGTGTTCAGGTCTTCAGCGCTCTGATGGAGACTGTTGAGAGACGCCTAAATAATCTGACGGACACgatcaaagagaagcagagagagacggaggaacaGGCTGAAGGCTTCATCAAAGAGCTGCAACAGGAAATCTCTGAGCTGGAGAAGAGAAGCTCTGAAGTGAAGAAGCTCTCACGCTCTGaagaccacctccacctccttcaaAACATCACGGCCCTGAACGCTGCTCCACCCACCAAGAACTGGACTGGAGTCAGAGTCCATCCACCTTCATATGAGGGGACTGTGGTGAGAgctgtgaagcagctggaggagacgctcagTGAACAGATGAAGAAGCTGTTTGAGGCCGAGCTGAAGAGAGTCCAGCAGTATGAGGTGGATCTGACTCTTGATCCTGATACAGCATATCCTAatctcatcctgtctgatgatggaaaacaagttcatcacagtaataagaagaagaatctcCCAAACAATCCAGAGAGATTTAGTAAATATACTATGGTCTTATCAAAGCAGAGTTTCTCTTCAGGCAGATTTTACTTCGAGGTTCAGGTTAAAGGGAAGACTGACTGGGATTTAGGAGTGGCCAGAGAGTCGATCAACAGGAAGGGAgacatcagactgagtcctgaggaTGGTTTCTGGACGATATGGTTGAGTAATAGAAATGAGTACACAGCTTGTGCTCGCCCTTCAGTTGATCTTGCTCTACAGTCTGGTCCTGAGAAGGTGGGGGTGTTTGTGGACTATGAGGAGGGTCTGGTCTCCTTTTATGACGttgatgctgcagctctgatctaCTCCTTCACTGGCTGCTCCTTCACTGAGAAACTCTACCCATACTTTAGTCCTGATAATAATTATGGAGGTAaaaactctgctcctctgatcaTCTCTCCTGTCAACCAAACTGAGGAGAGCAACCACTGA